A segment of the Myxococcus guangdongensis genome:
TGGCGGGCACTCCGGCCTCCGTCCCCGGGACCTTCACCATCACATTGGGCCGGTCCAGCATCTTCCAGAGTCGGCGCGCCTCGTCGAGCGTGGCCTTCGTGTCGTTCGCGAGCCGAGGGGAGACCTCCAGCGACGCGAAGCCATCGCGCCCCTTCAGCGCGTCGTAGACGGAGCGCAGGATGTCGGCGGCGCCCTGGACGTCGCGCACGGCGAGCTGCTCGTAGACGTCACCGGCCGAGCGCCCCTGGCCCCGCGCGGCGCGGAAGAGGTCCTCGTAGTCCTCACTGCCCGACACCGCCTTCTGGAAGATGGTGGGGTTGGAGGTCAGCCCCTTGAGCCCATCCTCGGTGATGAGCTTCTGGAGCGTGCCCTGGGTGATGTAGCTCCGCTGGAGGTTGTCCACCCAGACGGCCTGGCCGAATTCCTCGAGCTGACGCAGTGGATTCATGCGGTTCACACCCCCTGTCCCTGAATCTGCCCACGCGCGCCGGAGCGTGAGCGGGCCTGCACACGGGAGCCCCCTCGCCGGGCTGCCCTGCGAAGAGAGGCCCCTCGGCCGGCCACTCACCTCGAGCGCCCAGGCCGCTTCACCCAAGGCTCCGCCATCAACACCCTACGGAGGTCCCCCAGCCTGGAGAGAGACGATGGCAGACACCCTGGCAGAGCTCGCGGCGCAGCTGCGGGTCGACAGCATCCGCGCGACGACGGCGGCGGGCTCCGGACATCCGAGCTCATCCATGTCCGCGGCGGACATCGTCGCGGTGCTGTTCCAGAAGTACCTGCGCTTCGACTTCCAGCACCCGCACGCACCGGACAATGACCGCTTCGTGCTCTCCAAGGGCCACGCCTGCCCGGTCCTCTACGCCGCGTTCAAGGCGGCGGGCGCCATCGACGACGCGGAGCTCCTGACCCTGCGCAAGTTCGGCAGTCGCCTGGAGGGACACCCCAACCCCCACGTGCTGCCGCTGGTGGACGTGGCCACCGGCTCGCTCGGCCAGGGACTGGCCATCGGCGTGGGCATGGCGCTCGTCGCCCGGTTGGACCAGCGCCACTTCCGCACGTACGTGATGATGGGCGACAGCGAGACGGCGGAGGGCTCGGTCTGGGAGGCGTTCGACAAGGCCGCCCACTACAAGCTCGACAACCTGTGCGCGCTCATCGACATGAACCGCCTGGGCCAGAGCGGCGCGACGGAGCTGGGCTGGAACGGCGAGGCCTACGTCGCCCGCGCGCGCGCCTTCGGCTGGCATGCGCTCGCCGTGGACGGACATGACCTGGGCGCCATCGACCGCGCGCTCGCCGAGGCCCAGGCCACGAAGGGCAAGCCCACGTGCCTCGTCTTCAAGACGGAGAAGGGCCACGGATACTCCCTCATCGCGAACAAGGACGGCTGGCACGGCAAGCCCCTGCCCGAGGACAAGTCGCGCGAGGCCATCCAGCAGCTCGGCGGTGAGCGCGACCTGCGCTTCGACGTGAGGAAGCCGGAGGTGACGAAGCCCACCGCGAAGGCCCCGGCTGGGCCGCTGAAGCTGCCCACCTACGCCACGGACGAGAAGGTCGCCACGCGCAAGGTGTACGGCGACGCGCTCGCGGCGCTGGGCGACGCGCACCCGGACCTGGTCGCGCTGGACGCGGAGGTGTCCAACTCCACGTACTCGGAGGAGCTGCGCAAGGCGCACCCGGACCGGTACTTCGAGATGTACATCGCCGAGCAGAACATGGTGTCCAGCGGCGTGGGCATGGCGGTGCTGGGCAAGCGCGTCTTCGTCAGCACCTTCGCCGCGTTCCTGTCGCGCGCGTATGACCAGCTCCGCATGGCGGCCGTCTCCAACGCGACGCTGCACGTGTGCGGCAGCCACGCGGGCGTGTCCATCGGCGAGGACGGCCCCTCGCAGATGGGGCTCGAGGACCTGGCGATGATGCGCGCCGTCGCCGGCAGCACCGTGCTCTACCCGAGCGACGCCAACCAGACGGCCCGGCTGATGGCCGCCCTGGTGGACCTGCGCGGCATCAGCTACCTGCGCACCACGCGCGCCAAGACGCCCGTGCTCTACGCGCCCACCGAGCAGTTCCCCATCGGCGGCAGCAAGGTGCTCCGGCGCTCGGACCGGGACGTCGTCACCATCGTCGCCGCCGGGATTACGCTGCACGAGGCGCTGGAGGCTCACGCGCGCTTGCGGGACGCAGGCGTGGCGGTGCGCGTCATCGACCTGTACTCGGTGAAGCCCGTGGACGTGAGGACGCTGCGGCAGGCCGCGAAGGAGACCCAAGGAAGGCTCCTCGTCGTCGAGGACCACTGGGCCGAGGGCGGGCTCGCGGACGCGGTGCTGGAGGCCTTCGCGGACGGGACCGAGCCCTTGCCCCGCGTGAAGCGCCTCGCGGTGCGCAAGCTGCCCGGCTCCGGCAAGCCCGAGGAGCTGCTCGGCGCGGCGGGCATCGACGCGGCGCACATCGTCGAGGCCGTCCACGCCCTTCGCGACACCCCCGCGACCGAGGGCTCGCGCGCCACCGACACGGGGAAGGCACGCCGCCCCCATTGAACCCGATGGAGGGTCGCCGTGAGAATGCGGCCCTCCATGCCCCAAGACCTCGCATCCCTCACCGAGCTCTCCAACCTCGAAGCCCTCATCACCGCCGAAGGGGTGGACGGACTGCTCGCCGCGCTCGACGACGTGCTCGCCCGGACGCCCGCGGACACGCGCGTGCTGCACGAGGACGGCCCCACCGTGGGCCCCCGGACGCTCGGCGTGCTGCGCAAGGCCGTCGCGCTCGACGCGGACTTCCTGCGCGAGCACCCCGAGGCCCTCTTCCAGTGCCTCTACAACCGGCTGCGCTGGCACGACGCGCCGGACGCCGCGCCCCACTACGCCACGTCGGGACAGGCCCCCTGGAACGACCCGGAGGCCCACCTGTACCAGCTGGCGTCGTGGTGGCGACGGCAGCGCGAGTCCTCCGGCGGCACGGCCTGGGTGGAGTCCCTGCTGCCGCTGCGAGGCGCGCTGGACGGCGCCGACACGTACCTCTGGCACGAGTCCCACGTCCTGTGCGCGGCGTTCGATGCGACGGGGGCGCGGCTCGCCACCGGCTCGCACGAGGACGGCGGCAACGTCCAGGTCTGGGACGTGGCGACGGGCAAGCGACTCCAGACGATGGAGGGCCACGAGGGCGAGGTGCGTGGGATTGCCTGGAGCCCGGACGGAAAGCGACTGGCCTCGGGCTCGCGAGACCACGACGCGCGCGTCTGGGACGTGGAGACGGGCGAGCAGCTCCACGCGTTCGGACGCCAGGAGGGACAGGTGACGTCGGTGGCCTTCAGCCCGGACGGCGCGCTGCTCGCGGTGGGCAACCTGGGCTGGCGCATCCACCTGTATGACCTGGACACGGGCGAGAAGGTCACCACGCTCAAGGGGCACCAGCAGTCGGTGTTGAGCGTGACGTTCCATCCCTCGGGTCGCTGGCTCGCGTCGGGCGCGTCGGACGACACGGTGCGCGTGTGGGAGGTGGCCACGGGCGAGCAGGTGGCGCGGCTGGACGCGCAGACCTCCGTGCGCACGCTGGCCTTCAGTCCGGACGGCGAGTGGCTCGCGTGGGCGGACCTCGACGACGTCGGCGTGGCGGAGACGAAGACCTGGCAGCGGGTGCGCGGCCTGCAGGGCGGCTCGCGCTACTCCCACGTGCAGTGGCTGGGGACCTCGCGGCTGGGCCTGTTGGGCTACGACCGGCTGGAGGTGCTGGACGTGAAGGACGGCGCCACGGTGTGGTCGCGTCCCTACGCCTCGGACGGCCACGAGCGCGGCGCGGCCTTCTCGCCGGACCTGAAGCACTTCGCGCTGACGGCCGTCGATGGCGGCGTGCTCGTGAGCAGGCTCGACGCGCCCACTCCACCGATGCTCCTGGCCGAACAGCACCGCGTGAAGCACCTGTGGGGACGGGGCGAGGGCGGGCTGGCCATCGCGAAGCGGATGGACGGCATGCTCGTCATCGACGCCCACGGACAGGTGCGCGAGCCGCCTCGCGAGGCCCATGACTCCGGCCTGCATCCCTGGCGCTTGAGCCCGAACGAGGCGTGGGCCGCCTATCCCGTCACGCGCTACCTGGACGACGGGTGGCGGCGGGGCATCCAGCTGTTCGACGTGGCGCGCATGGCGCCGGCGAAGGAGCTGACCGACAAGCCGCTGGAGGGGCGGGATGCGTCCAGGAAGATGACGATGGAGCAGGTGATGACCTTCTCCCCGGACTCGACGCTGCTCGCGGGCACGTTCGAACTGGGCGTGGTGCGCGTGTGGCGCGTGGCCGATGGACGTCTGCTCCACACGCTGAAGGGCCCCGAGGCCGTCGTCACGATGGTGGAGTTCACGCCGGACGGCGCCTACGTCGTGTCGGGCTACGAAGCCCTCTCGCGGCTCCAGGTGCACGACGTGAAGACGGGGCGGCTCGTGCTCGACACCCAGGCCCTGATGAAGCCCGCGGTGGCGTTCACGGCGGCCGAGCGCGTGCCGCGCATCGCGGTGGGGCGGGCCACGGGTGAGCTCGAGCTGCTCGACCTGCCCGCGGGCTTCCGGCGCGTGCTCCAGGTCTCCGAGGAGCCGGTCATCGCCGCGCGGTTCTCCGCGGAGGGCTCGCGAGTGGCGGTGTGCACGCTGGATGACCGGGTGCGCCTGTACGAAGCGGACACGGGGCGGCTCCTGTACGAGGTGCCGCACCCCGCGCTGCCGTTCGAGGTGGCCATGGAGGGGGACGTGCTGGTCACCCGCTCGGATGACCAGAAGACGCGCTTCTTCGACCTCGCCACGGGAGCGCCCAGGGAGGTGCTCGAGGGCAATGCGCCGCCCGAAGAGGTGACCCGCCGCGCGTACTGGGAGGTCCTCGGCGACGCGCCCGTCGCGTTCCATCGCCGCATGGACACCACGCCGCTCGCGCACTTCCACGACTCGCTGGAGGAGACGCTCATCCTGCGTGACGGGCTCGTCGTGGCGCGCGGACTCACCGTTCCGGACTTCCTCTACGTGCTCAAGCTCCACGGCCCCACGGGCGGAGCCTGAGGCTCGCAATCACTCACAGCCCACGCGCCGGGGGCCCACGGCCAGGTCATCCAACCACCAGTCCGTGGGCACGGAGAGCCCCTGGTAGAGGAACACCCCCGCCTCCAGCACCGTGAAGTCGCCGGCCTTCTCGCGCGTCGGCGGTGTCTGGGTGGGCGGGTCGGCGAACACGAACCTGCGTGGCCATTCCAGCTCCACGCCGTCGAGCCACACGCGAGGCTCGGCGGCCTGGGGCGCGTCACCGTTCGCGCCGTCGAAGAGCCACTCCACGCAGGTCCACCGGTCCAACACGAGCGGCGTGTCGGAGACCTGCACCCACTCCGGGAAGCCGGGCGGCTCCGGTGGATGCCAGATGGCCATGTACTTCTCCTGGTACGTCGCCACCTCGTACCAGTCGAGCGCCTCGAACGCGGTGTCCTCGCTCTCCGGGCGAGGATAGCGCGCATTGAAGAGCCCCGCGTGTGAAGCCGGCCGCGCGGGTGTCACGTAGACGTGAACACGCCCCCACAGCACGGGGCCGAAGTCCTTCGGGAGCTGGAAGCGCACCGTCTTCTTCGGACCGCCCTGCTCACCCTCGCGGCCTCCGGCGAGCTGGCTCGCGTGCAGCGCA
Coding sequences within it:
- a CDS encoding transketolase, with translation MADTLAELAAQLRVDSIRATTAAGSGHPSSSMSAADIVAVLFQKYLRFDFQHPHAPDNDRFVLSKGHACPVLYAAFKAAGAIDDAELLTLRKFGSRLEGHPNPHVLPLVDVATGSLGQGLAIGVGMALVARLDQRHFRTYVMMGDSETAEGSVWEAFDKAAHYKLDNLCALIDMNRLGQSGATELGWNGEAYVARARAFGWHALAVDGHDLGAIDRALAEAQATKGKPTCLVFKTEKGHGYSLIANKDGWHGKPLPEDKSREAIQQLGGERDLRFDVRKPEVTKPTAKAPAGPLKLPTYATDEKVATRKVYGDALAALGDAHPDLVALDAEVSNSTYSEELRKAHPDRYFEMYIAEQNMVSSGVGMAVLGKRVFVSTFAAFLSRAYDQLRMAAVSNATLHVCGSHAGVSIGEDGPSQMGLEDLAMMRAVAGSTVLYPSDANQTARLMAALVDLRGISYLRTTRAKTPVLYAPTEQFPIGGSKVLRRSDRDVVTIVAAGITLHEALEAHARLRDAGVAVRVIDLYSVKPVDVRTLRQAAKETQGRLLVVEDHWAEGGLADAVLEAFADGTEPLPRVKRLAVRKLPGSGKPEELLGAAGIDAAHIVEAVHALRDTPATEGSRATDTGKARRPH
- a CDS encoding WD40 repeat domain-containing protein, whose protein sequence is MPQDLASLTELSNLEALITAEGVDGLLAALDDVLARTPADTRVLHEDGPTVGPRTLGVLRKAVALDADFLREHPEALFQCLYNRLRWHDAPDAAPHYATSGQAPWNDPEAHLYQLASWWRRQRESSGGTAWVESLLPLRGALDGADTYLWHESHVLCAAFDATGARLATGSHEDGGNVQVWDVATGKRLQTMEGHEGEVRGIAWSPDGKRLASGSRDHDARVWDVETGEQLHAFGRQEGQVTSVAFSPDGALLAVGNLGWRIHLYDLDTGEKVTTLKGHQQSVLSVTFHPSGRWLASGASDDTVRVWEVATGEQVARLDAQTSVRTLAFSPDGEWLAWADLDDVGVAETKTWQRVRGLQGGSRYSHVQWLGTSRLGLLGYDRLEVLDVKDGATVWSRPYASDGHERGAAFSPDLKHFALTAVDGGVLVSRLDAPTPPMLLAEQHRVKHLWGRGEGGLAIAKRMDGMLVIDAHGQVREPPREAHDSGLHPWRLSPNEAWAAYPVTRYLDDGWRRGIQLFDVARMAPAKELTDKPLEGRDASRKMTMEQVMTFSPDSTLLAGTFELGVVRVWRVADGRLLHTLKGPEAVVTMVEFTPDGAYVVSGYEALSRLQVHDVKTGRLVLDTQALMKPAVAFTAAERVPRIAVGRATGELELLDLPAGFRRVLQVSEEPVIAARFSAEGSRVAVCTLDDRVRLYEADTGRLLYEVPHPALPFEVAMEGDVLVTRSDDQKTRFFDLATGAPREVLEGNAPPEEVTRRAYWEVLGDAPVAFHRRMDTTPLAHFHDSLEETLILRDGLVVARGLTVPDFLYVLKLHGPTGGA